From a single Equus asinus isolate D_3611 breed Donkey chromosome 2, EquAss-T2T_v2, whole genome shotgun sequence genomic region:
- the LCOR gene encoding ligand-dependent corepressor isoform X5, which translates to MQRMIQQFAAEYTSKNSSTQDPSQPNSTKNQSLPKASPVTTSPTAATAQNPVLSKLLMADQDSPLDLTVRKSQSEPSEQDGVLDLSTKKSPCAGSTSLSHSPGCSSTQGNGENSSEAIAVDSNSQSKSPLEKFMVKLCTHHQKQFIRVLNDLYTESQPGTEDLRASDSGAMDASTCNASCAQLGTKHKEKDALCLNMKSPTSADLFVDSSGSHSPLHLTEQALKEPLPETNSVDGRENALTVVQKDSSELPTTKPNSGSSVDSSTLGYLTASNSSSLNFHHISKSLEGQTTGQAQDTNVKICEDGKDHMQNSALVESLIAVKVAAENSEESNSCIVSQRNSFKALSEEAWDSGFMGNSSRTADKENALQCSSKTPLCQDLEAGEQDSRPKQENHLHSLGRNKVGYHLHPSDKGQFDHSKDGWLAPSPMPAVHKASNGHSRTKMISTSIKTARKSKRASGLRINDYDNQCDVVYISQPITECHFENQRSVLSSRKTARKSTRGYFFNGDCCELPTVRTLARNLHSQEKASCSSLASESVVTPKQTLIISAPRPTVDVQHPREDNPEEPIKEITSLKEGDRDVSSEKDSQESEVCPITNKLNPSSSPRSKDMSASSPGTPLPAHPPEEDMPEGSSMVSATTAGGIPSPKGDQQPVELLDAKEMSVPQDCHLVPSTESVSEGDSEDVVSRPCSSPEIVSREEGPLCSENQSPTVGSEPPLSLGKAEDNQSISTEAETEDTQELDTDPLLQESSTFTNENPGETEEGEAAGGTGKLEGEGSNVKHPSEKDMCDQNLDLPEENLDKKKKGKKLPEASDRCLRSQLSDSSSADRCLRNQSSDSSSACSEIKVSKNPGAKRSKKEGPPGGTTPEAFLTVGFRTKALEDTGNPNVDESPSEKDAEQQEGEGGGGIITRQTFKNMLAKEVKGEEGDIFPSSDPITTVGQPLPGERLETSSTCPEIKVSKNSGAKRSKKEGYPGGTTPEAFLPDSFHTKTLEDTENSNVSENPSEKETEQEGEGGGIITRQTFKNMLAKEVKGEEGDIFPSSDPITTVDQPLPGERLEIYVQSKLGEKNPHDPSESIPCTFPEQPKEKPGPIPTQDIKEVVNEVDSANTQHKDDDSDMPSGTLGLSSSGSGDATESPKWVPRLTRLTSSTYNLRHAHSLDSLDTTKVISEKEVAQGNPMPKENEASESGDPLDEDDVDTVVDDQPKFVEWCAEEENQELIANFNAQYVRVQKGWIQLEKESQPTPRARNKSDKLKEIWKSKKRSRKCRGSLEGQKFSPVQMLFMTNFKLSNVCKWFLETTETRSLVIVKKLNTRLPGDIPPVKHPLQKYSPSSLYPSSLQAERLKKHLKKFPGATPARNNWKTQKLWAKFRENPDQVDPENGSDITLNPNSEDSIEEVKEGRNSHPPTNSPTPASTRILRKYSNIRGKLRAQQRLIKNEKTESPLGLAVENKQSCKSVCINPLMSPKLALQVDADGFPIKPKSTDGMKGRKGKQMSEILPKTEVQNKRKRTEGGSTQDRKDKGPAMKASKEKHIDGSTKTPAAKKPTAKDRISQLPRKSLKENKVKIPKKSPGKSCPPSRKEKENTNKRSTQPTASETVTKPAKQKGAGESSSRPQKAANRKQSSGKTRARPLTKTPENSAAQRKRKLKAKLDSSHSKRRRLDAK; encoded by the coding sequence TGAGAATTCATCCGAGGCAATAGCAGTAGATTCTAACAGTCAGTCGAAGTCCCCACTGGAGAAGTTTATGGTCAAGCTGTGCACTCATCATCAGAAGCAGTTCATTCGTGTACTGAACGATCTGTACACTGAATCTCAGCCAGGCACTGAGGACCTGCGAGCTTCTGATTCTGGAGCAATGGATGCATCCACTTGCAATGCCAGCTGTGCCCAGCTAGGCACCAAACATAAGGAAAAGGATGCTCTGTGTCTCAATATGAAGTCTCCTACTTCTGCGGATTTGTTTGTAGACTCATCGGGTTCTCATAGCCCTCTCCACTTGACAGAACAGGCCCTGAAGGAGCCTCTGCCTGAGACAAACTCTGTAGATGGAAGAGAGAATGCCTTGACTGTTGTCCAGAAAGATTCCTCTGAACTTCCAACCACTAAACCTAATTCTGGTAGTTCAGTGGATAGTTCCACTCTGGGATACCTCACTGCATCTAATTCTTCCTCATTAAACTTCCACCACATCTCTAAGAGCTTGGAGGGGCAAACCACTGGACAGGCACAAGACACAAATGTGAAAATATGTGAGGATGGTAAAGACCATATGCAGAATTCAGCTTTAGTAGAAAGTCTAATTGCAGTAAAAGTGGCAGCTGAGAATAGTGAGGAGAGCAACAGCTGTATTGTTTCTCAAAGAAATTCGTTCAAAGCTTTATCAGAAGAGGCTTGGGACTCAGGGTTTATGGGGAATTCATCTAGAACTGCTGACAAAGAGAATGCTTTACAGTGTAGCTCAAAAACACCTTTGTGCCAGGATTTAGAGGCAGGTGAACAAGATTCAAGGCCAAAGCAGGAGAACCATCTTCACTCACTAGGAAGAAATAAGGTGGGTTACCATTTACATCCCAGTGATAAGGGCCAGTTTGATCATTCCAAAGATGGTTGGTTAGCCCCCAGCCCCATGCCAGCTGTACACAAAGCATCTAATGGACATTCACGAACCAAGATGATATCAACCTCCATTAAGACAGCTCGGAAAAGTAAAAGGGCATCAGGGTTGAGGATAAACGATTATGATAACCAGTGTGATGTTGTTTATATCAGTCAGCCAATAACAGAATGCCACTTTGAGAATCAAAGATCTGTATTATCCTCTCGGAAAACAGCCAGAAAGAGTACTCGAGGATACTTTTTCAATGGTGATTGTTGTGAACTACCAACTGTTCGCACACTGGCCAGAAATTTACACTCCCAAGAAAAAGCAAGCTGCTCATCACTAGCATCAGAGTCAGTGGTCACTCCCAAACAGACCCTTATAATTTCAGCCCCTAGACCGACAGTAGATGTGCAGCATCCCAGAGAAGACAACCCTGAAGAACCTATTAAAGAAATAACCTCCCTcaaagaaggagacagagatgTTTCTTCTGAAAAGGACTCACAAGAGTCTGAGGTTTGCCCCATAACAAATAAACTGAATCCGAGCAGCTCCCCCAGGTCAAAGGACATGTCAGCCTCCAGCCCAGGGACGCCTCTCCCTGCTCATCCTCCTGAAGAGGACATGCCAGAAGGCAGCTCCATGGTCTCAGCTACCACAGCAGGTGGCATACCTTCCCCCAAAGGAGACCAACAACCAGTTGAACTGCTGGATGCAAAGGAGATGAGTGTACCCCAAGACTGTCACCTGGTTCCCTCTACTGAGAGCGTTTCTGAGGGAGACAGTGAAGATGTTGTTTCTAGGCCTTGTTCTTCTCCTGAAATAGTCAGTAGAGAGGAAGGTCCTCTGTGTTCAGAAAATCAAAGTCCCACAGTGGGCTCGGAGCCTCCCCTGAGCCTGGGAAAGGCTGAGGACAACCAAAGCATCAGTACTGAGGCTGAGACTGAAGACACTCAGGAGCTAGACACTGACCCACTCTTGCAGGAAAGCAGCACTTTTACTAATGAAAATCCTGGTGAAACTGAGGAAGGTGAAGCAGCAGGAGGTACAGGAAAATTAGAGGGAGAGGGCAGTAATGTAAAACATCCTTCAGAAAAAGATATGTGTGATCAAAACCTTGACTTACCTGAAGAGAATttggacaagaagaagaaaggtaaAAAATTACCTGAGGCCTCTGATAGGTGCCTAAGAAGTCAACTTTCAGATTCTTCCTCTGCTGATAGGTGCCTAAGAAATCAAAGTTCAGATTCTTCCTCTGCTTGTTCTGAGATTAAGGTTTCTAAAAATCCTGGTGCAAAACGTTCTAAAAAAGAAGGGCCCCCTGGTGGGACAACACCTGAGGCCTTTCTGACTGTTGGTTTCCGTACAAAAGCTCTGGAGGACACTGGAAACCCAAATGTTGATGAAAGTCCCTCTGAGAAAGACGCTGAGCAGCAGGAAGGTGAAGGAGGAGGTGGAATCATCACGCGgcagacttttaaaaacatgctGGCAAAAGAAGtcaaaggggaagaaggagaTATTTTCCCCAGCAGTGATCCCATAACCACAGTTGGCCAGCCTCTGCCTGGAGAGAGACTAGAAACTTCCTCTACTTGTCCTGAGATCAAAGTTTCTAAAAATTCTGGTGCAAAACGTTCTAAAAAGGAAGGGTACCCTGGTGGGACAACACCTGAGGCCTTTCTGCCTGACAGTTTCCATACAAAAACTCTGGAGGACACAGAAAACTCAAATGTCAGTGAAAATCCCTCTGAGAAAGAGACTGAGCAGGAGGGTGAAGGAGGTGGGATCATCACTAGgcagacttttaaaaacatgctGGCAAAAGAAGTCAAGGGGGAAGAAGGAGATATTTTCCCCAGCAGTGATCCCATAACTACAGTTGACCAGCCCTTGCCTGGAGAGAGACTGGAAATCTATGTTCAGTCTAAGTTAGGCGAGAAAAATCCTCATGATCCCTCAGAAAGTATTCCATGTACTTTCCCAGAACAACCAAAAGAGAAGCCAGGACCTATTCCTACACAGGATATCAAGGAGGTTGTAAATGAGGTAGACAGTGCAAACACCCAGCATAAAGATGATGATAGTGACATGCCATCTGGCACACTTGGGTTGTCAAGTAGTGGAAGTGGTGATGCTACTGAGTCCCCAAAATGGGTACCAAGGCTTACAAGACTGACCTCTTCAACCTACAACCTAAGACATGCTCATTCTCTGGACTCTTTGGATACTACAAAAGTGATTTCCGAAAAGGAAGTGGCACAAGGAAACCCAATGCCAAAGGAAAATGAAGCTTCAGAGAGTGGAGATCCCTTAGATGAGGATGATGTGGACACAGTGGTAGATGACCAGCCAAAGTTTGTGGAATGGTGTGCTGAGGAGGAGAACCAAGAGCTTATTGCTAACTTCAATGCCCAGTACGTGAGAGTCCAGAAGGGCTGGATCCAGTTGGAGAAAGAATCCCAGCCAACACCAAGAGCAAGGAACAAGTCAGATAAACTAAAGGAGATTTGGAAAAGCAAGAAAAGGTCACGGAAATGTAGGGGTTCCCTAGAAGGTCAAAAGTTTTCTCCTGTTCAGATGCTGTTTATGACAAACTTTAAATTATCTAATGTTTGTAAATGGTTCTTAGAGACAACTGAAACCCGGTCTCTAGTAATTGTGAAGAAGCTCAATACTCGTCTTCCAGGAGACATCCCCCCTGTCAAGCATCCTCTTCAGAAGTACTCTCCTTCTAGCCTGTATCCCAGTTCACTACAGGCTGAACGCTTGAAAAAACACTTGAAGAAATTTCCTGGAGCTACTCCTGCTAGGAACAATTGGAAAACACAGAAGCTCTGGGCTAAATTTCGAGAGAATCCTGACCAAGTGGATCCAGAGAACGGCAGTGACATCACCCTCAACCCCAATTCGGAAGACAGCATAGAGGAAGTCAAGGAAGGTAGAAATAGCCATCCTCCCACAAACTCACCCACTCCAGCCAGTACCCGGATCCTTAGAAAATATTCCAATATTCGAGGAAAGCTCAGAGCCCAGCAACGTTTGATCAAGAACGAGAAAACGGAAAGCCCACTTGGTCTGGCTGTGGAAAATAAACAGAGTTGTAAGAGTGTGTGCATCAACCCTCTGATGTCCCCCAAGCTTGCCCTGCAAGTGGATGCAGATGGGTTTCCCATTAAGCCCAAGAGTACTGATGGAATgaaggggaggaaagggaagcaaATGTCTGAAATCTTGCCGAAAACAGAGGTTCAGAATAAACGCAAGAGAACAGAAGGCGGCAGCACTCAGGACAGAAAGGACAAGGGGCCTGCAATGAAAGCCAGCAAAGAAAAGCATATTGATGGATCTACCAAAACCCCTGCCGCCAAGAAGCCAACTGCAAAGGACAGAATCAGCCAACTGCCCAGAAAGTCTTTGAAAGAGAATAAAGTGAAGATCCCTAAAAAGTCCCCTGGGAAGAGCTGCCCTCCctctaggaaagaaaaagagaatacaaaTAAAAGATCTACCCAGCCTACAGCCTCAGAGACAGTGACGAAACCTGCAAAGCAAAAAGGAGCAGGTGAATCCTCTTCAAGACCACAGAAAGCCGCAAACAGGAAGCAGAGCAGTGGAAAGACTCGGGCCAGACCCTTGACAAAAACCCCAGAGAACAGTGCAGCCCAGAGAAAGCGAAAGCTGAAGGCCAAGCTGGACTCTTCCCACAGCAAACGGAGGCGGCTGGATGCAAAGTGA
- the LCOR gene encoding ligand-dependent corepressor isoform X6, with product MVKLCTHHQKQFIRVLNDLYTESQPGTEDLRASDSGAMDASTCNASCAQLGTKHKEKDALCLNMKSPTSADLFVDSSGSHSPLHLTEQALKEPLPETNSVDGRENALTVVQKDSSELPTTKPNSGSSVDSSTLGYLTASNSSSLNFHHISKSLEGQTTGQAQDTNVKICEDGKDHMQNSALVESLIAVKVAAENSEESNSCIVSQRNSFKALSEEAWDSGFMGNSSRTADKENALQCSSKTPLCQDLEAGEQDSRPKQENHLHSLGRNKVGYHLHPSDKGQFDHSKDGWLAPSPMPAVHKASNGHSRTKMISTSIKTARKSKRASGLRINDYDNQCDVVYISQPITECHFENQRSVLSSRKTARKSTRGYFFNGDCCELPTVRTLARNLHSQEKASCSSLASESVVTPKQTLIISAPRPTVDVQHPREDNPEEPIKEITSLKEGDRDVSSEKDSQESEVCPITNKLNPSSSPRSKDMSASSPGTPLPAHPPEEDMPEGSSMVSATTAGGIPSPKGDQQPVELLDAKEMSVPQDCHLVPSTESVSEGDSEDVVSRPCSSPEIVSREEGPLCSENQSPTVGSEPPLSLGKAEDNQSISTEAETEDTQELDTDPLLQESSTFTNENPGETEEGEAAGGTGKLEGEGSNVKHPSEKDMCDQNLDLPEENLDKKKKGKKLPEASDRCLRSQLSDSSSADRCLRNQSSDSSSACSEIKVSKNPGAKRSKKEGPPGGTTPEAFLTVGFRTKALEDTGNPNVDESPSEKDAEQQEGEGGGGIITRQTFKNMLAKEVKGEEGDIFPSSDPITTVGQPLPGERLETSSTCPEIKVSKNSGAKRSKKEGYPGGTTPEAFLPDSFHTKTLEDTENSNVSENPSEKETEQEGEGGGIITRQTFKNMLAKEVKGEEGDIFPSSDPITTVDQPLPGERLEIYVQSKLGEKNPHDPSESIPCTFPEQPKEKPGPIPTQDIKEVVNEVDSANTQHKDDDSDMPSGTLGLSSSGSGDATESPKWVPRLTRLTSSTYNLRHAHSLDSLDTTKVISEKEVAQGNPMPKENEASESGDPLDEDDVDTVVDDQPKFVEWCAEEENQELIANFNAQYVRVQKGWIQLEKESQPTPRARNKSDKLKEIWKSKKRSRKCRGSLEGQKFSPVQMLFMTNFKLSNVCKWFLETTETRSLVIVKKLNTRLPGDIPPVKHPLQKYSPSSLYPSSLQAERLKKHLKKFPGATPARNNWKTQKLWAKFRENPDQVDPENGSDITLNPNSEDSIEEVKEGRNSHPPTNSPTPASTRILRKYSNIRGKLRAQQRLIKNEKTESPLGLAVENKQSCKSVCINPLMSPKLALQVDADGFPIKPKSTDGMKGRKGKQMSEILPKTEVQNKRKRTEGGSTQDRKDKGPAMKASKEKHIDGSTKTPAAKKPTAKDRISQLPRKSLKENKVKIPKKSPGKSCPPSRKEKENTNKRSTQPTASETVTKPAKQKGAGESSSRPQKAANRKQSSGKTRARPLTKTPENSAAQRKRKLKAKLDSSHSKRRRLDAK from the coding sequence ATGGTCAAGCTGTGCACTCATCATCAGAAGCAGTTCATTCGTGTACTGAACGATCTGTACACTGAATCTCAGCCAGGCACTGAGGACCTGCGAGCTTCTGATTCTGGAGCAATGGATGCATCCACTTGCAATGCCAGCTGTGCCCAGCTAGGCACCAAACATAAGGAAAAGGATGCTCTGTGTCTCAATATGAAGTCTCCTACTTCTGCGGATTTGTTTGTAGACTCATCGGGTTCTCATAGCCCTCTCCACTTGACAGAACAGGCCCTGAAGGAGCCTCTGCCTGAGACAAACTCTGTAGATGGAAGAGAGAATGCCTTGACTGTTGTCCAGAAAGATTCCTCTGAACTTCCAACCACTAAACCTAATTCTGGTAGTTCAGTGGATAGTTCCACTCTGGGATACCTCACTGCATCTAATTCTTCCTCATTAAACTTCCACCACATCTCTAAGAGCTTGGAGGGGCAAACCACTGGACAGGCACAAGACACAAATGTGAAAATATGTGAGGATGGTAAAGACCATATGCAGAATTCAGCTTTAGTAGAAAGTCTAATTGCAGTAAAAGTGGCAGCTGAGAATAGTGAGGAGAGCAACAGCTGTATTGTTTCTCAAAGAAATTCGTTCAAAGCTTTATCAGAAGAGGCTTGGGACTCAGGGTTTATGGGGAATTCATCTAGAACTGCTGACAAAGAGAATGCTTTACAGTGTAGCTCAAAAACACCTTTGTGCCAGGATTTAGAGGCAGGTGAACAAGATTCAAGGCCAAAGCAGGAGAACCATCTTCACTCACTAGGAAGAAATAAGGTGGGTTACCATTTACATCCCAGTGATAAGGGCCAGTTTGATCATTCCAAAGATGGTTGGTTAGCCCCCAGCCCCATGCCAGCTGTACACAAAGCATCTAATGGACATTCACGAACCAAGATGATATCAACCTCCATTAAGACAGCTCGGAAAAGTAAAAGGGCATCAGGGTTGAGGATAAACGATTATGATAACCAGTGTGATGTTGTTTATATCAGTCAGCCAATAACAGAATGCCACTTTGAGAATCAAAGATCTGTATTATCCTCTCGGAAAACAGCCAGAAAGAGTACTCGAGGATACTTTTTCAATGGTGATTGTTGTGAACTACCAACTGTTCGCACACTGGCCAGAAATTTACACTCCCAAGAAAAAGCAAGCTGCTCATCACTAGCATCAGAGTCAGTGGTCACTCCCAAACAGACCCTTATAATTTCAGCCCCTAGACCGACAGTAGATGTGCAGCATCCCAGAGAAGACAACCCTGAAGAACCTATTAAAGAAATAACCTCCCTcaaagaaggagacagagatgTTTCTTCTGAAAAGGACTCACAAGAGTCTGAGGTTTGCCCCATAACAAATAAACTGAATCCGAGCAGCTCCCCCAGGTCAAAGGACATGTCAGCCTCCAGCCCAGGGACGCCTCTCCCTGCTCATCCTCCTGAAGAGGACATGCCAGAAGGCAGCTCCATGGTCTCAGCTACCACAGCAGGTGGCATACCTTCCCCCAAAGGAGACCAACAACCAGTTGAACTGCTGGATGCAAAGGAGATGAGTGTACCCCAAGACTGTCACCTGGTTCCCTCTACTGAGAGCGTTTCTGAGGGAGACAGTGAAGATGTTGTTTCTAGGCCTTGTTCTTCTCCTGAAATAGTCAGTAGAGAGGAAGGTCCTCTGTGTTCAGAAAATCAAAGTCCCACAGTGGGCTCGGAGCCTCCCCTGAGCCTGGGAAAGGCTGAGGACAACCAAAGCATCAGTACTGAGGCTGAGACTGAAGACACTCAGGAGCTAGACACTGACCCACTCTTGCAGGAAAGCAGCACTTTTACTAATGAAAATCCTGGTGAAACTGAGGAAGGTGAAGCAGCAGGAGGTACAGGAAAATTAGAGGGAGAGGGCAGTAATGTAAAACATCCTTCAGAAAAAGATATGTGTGATCAAAACCTTGACTTACCTGAAGAGAATttggacaagaagaagaaaggtaaAAAATTACCTGAGGCCTCTGATAGGTGCCTAAGAAGTCAACTTTCAGATTCTTCCTCTGCTGATAGGTGCCTAAGAAATCAAAGTTCAGATTCTTCCTCTGCTTGTTCTGAGATTAAGGTTTCTAAAAATCCTGGTGCAAAACGTTCTAAAAAAGAAGGGCCCCCTGGTGGGACAACACCTGAGGCCTTTCTGACTGTTGGTTTCCGTACAAAAGCTCTGGAGGACACTGGAAACCCAAATGTTGATGAAAGTCCCTCTGAGAAAGACGCTGAGCAGCAGGAAGGTGAAGGAGGAGGTGGAATCATCACGCGgcagacttttaaaaacatgctGGCAAAAGAAGtcaaaggggaagaaggagaTATTTTCCCCAGCAGTGATCCCATAACCACAGTTGGCCAGCCTCTGCCTGGAGAGAGACTAGAAACTTCCTCTACTTGTCCTGAGATCAAAGTTTCTAAAAATTCTGGTGCAAAACGTTCTAAAAAGGAAGGGTACCCTGGTGGGACAACACCTGAGGCCTTTCTGCCTGACAGTTTCCATACAAAAACTCTGGAGGACACAGAAAACTCAAATGTCAGTGAAAATCCCTCTGAGAAAGAGACTGAGCAGGAGGGTGAAGGAGGTGGGATCATCACTAGgcagacttttaaaaacatgctGGCAAAAGAAGTCAAGGGGGAAGAAGGAGATATTTTCCCCAGCAGTGATCCCATAACTACAGTTGACCAGCCCTTGCCTGGAGAGAGACTGGAAATCTATGTTCAGTCTAAGTTAGGCGAGAAAAATCCTCATGATCCCTCAGAAAGTATTCCATGTACTTTCCCAGAACAACCAAAAGAGAAGCCAGGACCTATTCCTACACAGGATATCAAGGAGGTTGTAAATGAGGTAGACAGTGCAAACACCCAGCATAAAGATGATGATAGTGACATGCCATCTGGCACACTTGGGTTGTCAAGTAGTGGAAGTGGTGATGCTACTGAGTCCCCAAAATGGGTACCAAGGCTTACAAGACTGACCTCTTCAACCTACAACCTAAGACATGCTCATTCTCTGGACTCTTTGGATACTACAAAAGTGATTTCCGAAAAGGAAGTGGCACAAGGAAACCCAATGCCAAAGGAAAATGAAGCTTCAGAGAGTGGAGATCCCTTAGATGAGGATGATGTGGACACAGTGGTAGATGACCAGCCAAAGTTTGTGGAATGGTGTGCTGAGGAGGAGAACCAAGAGCTTATTGCTAACTTCAATGCCCAGTACGTGAGAGTCCAGAAGGGCTGGATCCAGTTGGAGAAAGAATCCCAGCCAACACCAAGAGCAAGGAACAAGTCAGATAAACTAAAGGAGATTTGGAAAAGCAAGAAAAGGTCACGGAAATGTAGGGGTTCCCTAGAAGGTCAAAAGTTTTCTCCTGTTCAGATGCTGTTTATGACAAACTTTAAATTATCTAATGTTTGTAAATGGTTCTTAGAGACAACTGAAACCCGGTCTCTAGTAATTGTGAAGAAGCTCAATACTCGTCTTCCAGGAGACATCCCCCCTGTCAAGCATCCTCTTCAGAAGTACTCTCCTTCTAGCCTGTATCCCAGTTCACTACAGGCTGAACGCTTGAAAAAACACTTGAAGAAATTTCCTGGAGCTACTCCTGCTAGGAACAATTGGAAAACACAGAAGCTCTGGGCTAAATTTCGAGAGAATCCTGACCAAGTGGATCCAGAGAACGGCAGTGACATCACCCTCAACCCCAATTCGGAAGACAGCATAGAGGAAGTCAAGGAAGGTAGAAATAGCCATCCTCCCACAAACTCACCCACTCCAGCCAGTACCCGGATCCTTAGAAAATATTCCAATATTCGAGGAAAGCTCAGAGCCCAGCAACGTTTGATCAAGAACGAGAAAACGGAAAGCCCACTTGGTCTGGCTGTGGAAAATAAACAGAGTTGTAAGAGTGTGTGCATCAACCCTCTGATGTCCCCCAAGCTTGCCCTGCAAGTGGATGCAGATGGGTTTCCCATTAAGCCCAAGAGTACTGATGGAATgaaggggaggaaagggaagcaaATGTCTGAAATCTTGCCGAAAACAGAGGTTCAGAATAAACGCAAGAGAACAGAAGGCGGCAGCACTCAGGACAGAAAGGACAAGGGGCCTGCAATGAAAGCCAGCAAAGAAAAGCATATTGATGGATCTACCAAAACCCCTGCCGCCAAGAAGCCAACTGCAAAGGACAGAATCAGCCAACTGCCCAGAAAGTCTTTGAAAGAGAATAAAGTGAAGATCCCTAAAAAGTCCCCTGGGAAGAGCTGCCCTCCctctaggaaagaaaaagagaatacaaaTAAAAGATCTACCCAGCCTACAGCCTCAGAGACAGTGACGAAACCTGCAAAGCAAAAAGGAGCAGGTGAATCCTCTTCAAGACCACAGAAAGCCGCAAACAGGAAGCAGAGCAGTGGAAAGACTCGGGCCAGACCCTTGACAAAAACCCCAGAGAACAGTGCAGCCCAGAGAAAGCGAAAGCTGAAGGCCAAGCTGGACTCTTCCCACAGCAAACGGAGGCGGCTGGATGCAAAGTGA